In the genome of Mangifera indica cultivar Alphonso chromosome 9, CATAS_Mindica_2.1, whole genome shotgun sequence, the window TGGTTAAGCGCAACATTTGCAACCAAAGGTATATTCAATCAAAACCCTGTTGCTTTTTTCTCCAAATGCTATATGGGTTTCGTTCATCTCCTTGTTTGCTCAAATGGGTCTGCTCCAAAATTGGATTTTCTGTTTCGGGTTTGGCTAAAAATATGCTCTTgtttctttccctttttggtatctggtttttgtatttttatcttTGCCTGTTTTTTTGAAGTATATGGTTCTTTCAGTTAAAGTTTCATGTTTAGAGTGAGGTTGTTTAGCTTGCATGCTTGTTTAGCAATTTGTTTGCAATTTGTGGAGATGGTTTGCTGAATAAACTTAGACTtgtgatatttattatatatactttcaataattttgatGAGTGTATGTGTAAGTAATAATGTTGTGAATTTTAGGTGTGTTATTAACTTGTTCCCTTCAGTTATTTTCTGTTCAGTAAATTGAGATTGGATTGCTTGTGTTCTGCTCTGTGCTAGTTCTTTCTTTGATTCAATTGGGGTACTTGTTTCTGTTTTTTGGGGGTGTAATACTTGCTTTTCTGTGACTTGAAACGTTTTTGCTATCgtattatttattgaatattcAGAAGTTATAACAAGTAAGaggagttttttattttctttctgtgattaaatattgatttgtttTGTGTTGTGGAAAATTGTATTGTCTGCAACTGTGGAGTTCATTAAAGTTTACCTCATTGAGTTAATGCTTCAATCAAGCCtgtataagaaaagaaaagaaaagaatttattttgttattaattaatcaaaaagaTTGGATGCCTTTTCGGTTTAGATTTAGTTAAATATCTGCTTTTCTGTTTGTTATTACGGAggtcattttattgttaatgttttttaaagatatatgcTTTTTCGGAAAGTTGATTTTGAAGATGGTCTTTATTGATTTTAAGAAGCATATGCGAtgcttatttttattgtttttgtttttcagatTGGAGATTTTTTGAAAGTTTCCCTAGTTATtgtattacattattatttgattCACTGTAGCATTGGAATAGATTTCGGTGAGTTGGCATCCTTTTACAGCCATGAGAAAAATGTTTCCAAACTTGCTAGGTTATTGTCTACTTAAATCTAATAAACTTTACTGttgtcaaatatttatcattacTTTTTGAGCTTGTCTATTCtgaacttttttttgttttctttatcttgTGCCTAGTTGATGGCTGAGGAGAGTGGCAATTTATTGGTAACTCAAGAAGGAACCAAATCTGATGGAGGTACTTCAGGGAGAACATCTATGGGAAAATTAAGTTCTTCTAAAAGTGGAGAGAAAGTTCTACCTCGTTATCTCAGAGTCTCTACTGGCTCTTGTCATGACTTGTGTAAATATGGCAGGAAGCATGCATTTGAAGCTAAGGAAAGATGTCCTATGGCAAAAAGAATTGCAAAACCATCAATTGACAACCAAAgtcaaatgaaaatattgatcTTGCCAGAGATGGAAAAGACATTGGTGGTGAGGCCCAAATCATCTCCTGATCCAAAATCCTTTTCATCTGACATCCCTGAGATCATCAATCATGAAGTATCTACAAGATCACCAAATGGCCGTAATGTGCTTAATATATCAGTGGATAGTCACAATCCACTTAAGGGGGAAGTTCTGTTTGGGATAAAAAAGACATCAGCAGCCAAGCTCAGACCATCACCCACTTTTGAAACCCATCTATCTGAATCCCCAAAATTCAATAGGCAGGAACTGTCAGCTTTGACAAAGATGGAGTTGTCTTCAAAATCAGTTAAATCTaaatctaaagaaaaaaatgcgTCATTAAAGCATGCCTGTTCTTTGAAACCAAAATCTTTGGATCAGAATCCATTATTTTCTCTTGATTCAGGAGGTTTAAGTGGCAGAAGAAACTGTGACATCATGACTGGCCCGTATAAAGCAGCTATAAAAAAAGTGATAGCTTCCCCAAGACTTTCATTGTCATCTCCGATGGCATCAGTGTCTCCTAAACCTTCTATCAGTAGAGTTCCAAAGAAAGTAATGGCTTCCCCAATAGTTTCTCAGGCATCTCCAAGGGCATCATTGTCTGCTAAACCTTCTATCTGTAGAGTTGCAAAGCAAGTATATGCTTCCCCAAGAGTTTCACTGGCATCGCCATCTCCTAGACCTTCTCTAAGTAGAGTTGCAAGCCTAAATGAAAGAAAGCGTACAGGCTTCAAAGTTGTGTCTCCTATGAAGAATCAGGGCCGAACTAAAACAGGTGAACCTAAGGGGCCCAAGATTGAGCTTAAGCACACTAATAATGATTTGGTCCAGGAAAAAACCCTGCATATTATCAAGATGGAAACTGAGAACAAATCTTTGGAATCTGATAAAAATGAAAGCTATGTTGTTGAACCAGCTGTGCCTCCATCATGCTTGTTAGCTGAATTCCGTCCAGTTTTTCCATCATCACCGGTACACAATGAAGAAGAGCAAGAGATATCTGAGTATACAGAATCTGAAACAGAAGATGCGTCTCTTTCTGAATCTGATGAAACCATTAGCACAGAAGATGTGGGGGATGAACACCCAGGGAGGCCCAGATGGGACGGGATGGTTTATTCTGAGGACAAAGGTTCCCAGGCAATGGAATTACATTGTGGTAGGGGAAAGGTCGTTGACATTCAATCTCAGAACAAAAATCCAGGAAGGCTCAACTTCAGGAGAGGAAGAGTGCTTGGAGAAATTGAAACACTCAAGGGTGATGGCAGAAGAAGCTTTAAGAAGAAAGGAATTGATGTTGTGGTGATTGAAAGCAACCCTGGTTCACAAGAAGTTGTTTTGAGACATCAAGATGTTCAAGGAAAGAAAGCTTCCCCAATCCTTTTAAATAAAGTCATCGAACAAACAGCAAGTAAACTTGCTGAGATCCGGAAAAGCAAGGTTAAGGCCTTGGTGGGTGCTTTTGAAACAGTTATCTCCCTCCAAGACACCAAACCTTCTGCAAACACCGCTGCCTGAGTTGGAGTACAGTGCTTTTATTAACATGTCTTTGttctttttcaatatatctTAGTAAATAAACCTAAGCATACGCGAAAAGAAGTAAATGAAGTTTGCAAGCCTATGTAGTTGCAGAAGTGTTAGAGTAGACTGCTCTGGGGGGAACCCAAATGCTGGGCTGAATGTCCTAATCCTCTGTGTACTGACATTGACTTGCTTCATACACATTTTTTGTTGGGCATGCTTCATTTCCTCTTTGAATTCCATACTAAATGTGTCAGTTAATACACAGTTAATAAAGCAAATATACTAATGACTTTTATGCATCTTTTGAGTGTGGAAAGCGAAGCTTCTTGACTGTAAATCGGCTGGCTTGTGTGTGCTTTGTTACATTTTGTGTTTTCGCTTTTTCTCTCATTCAGTGTTTTGGATTGTTCTTTTATTCCACATTGAACAGAACTTTTTGTGATATACTTTGTTCTCCATgctttaaaattatcatatagttACGCATGAGTGTCTGGTTGCAGTAAAATTCTCGTggatattatttgaatatttgtttatataatttatcaaaaaccaGCAGGATTAGTAAATAACCTGATTAACCCCTTCACTGGTAAAAATTATTGATCTTgggtaaaaattaaaagtaataaaaaatatttttattttttaatacgtCTACGGTGAAAAAATTGCCATTTTTCAACTTTCAGATTTACTCATTTTAGAATAGATTGATGGGAAATTATCATTCTCACACATCAAAGGTAGGCTTGCACCCTccagtaaaaatataaatcaaccCACTAAGAGGTTACACCTTAAAAGCAccggaaaataaataaaacccaaaaatgCAAGAGCTGACACGTGGAAAATCGTAGGGTCGAAGGTTCTCTCTGTGGACATGAAAGCTTTTAACTATCCTCAAGTCCCGACAAGGCAAAAAGGTTGGCTTGTTCAGGTTTAAGTCTTtgtgatgatatattaaaataatatttttaattaatttaatgattataacTTGTTTGATATGTTAATATTCGTTACTTAAAAACAAAGGAAGATAACTGTAAACGATAATACGACGCCGTTCTTTTTCCAAAGTCACCGCCAATCAGGTCGGTGCTAAATAAGACAAAGTGGCTCCCACTTGCCGCCTATGCATCCGCCACGTAATCGTTTACCTGCTCAAATGCTCAATCGTCGACGTGACGTCTTCTCATTTGTcgtttatttgattaataaaattacctgTCAGCATATCTTGCCCttcaaatatttaacattttcttcttctatatGGAACCCAAAGCCCTCTCTCTCACTGCTTTCTCtgcatttttctttcttcctctgtAAATGTAGTTCTTTTGGACTAATTTCCCCCTGTTGGCAGTGGAAATTTACCAGCTTTTTCGTTGTTTGCGAGTTGAGAATTTgttactttattaatttgtttggtttgatgTTTCAGCACATGCAGAGCcctaataattttgtatttgtgCAGAGATGGTTTTTCTGGGGTTTTGAGGCTGTACATGCAAGAAACTTCATGAGCTGAGGTGAAAAGTAGGGTCTTGATATCATGTTCATTACGATCTAGGTCAGTTTCAGCTTGTTTGCTTCTGTTGAAGCTGGTTTTGTTGTGGGCTGAGCGGCtgtcaatttttgtttttataatgttGATTTAGTAGTATCAAGAGAAGATGTGAACTGGGTTCTCTTTGGATTGGTTATTGCTTGAGTTTGTTTTGgctttttttaaatgatgtaaaTTTTGTATAAGTGGTTTTCTGGATCTGAGATTTTGGCTTTGAGTAACATGCATTGATTTATAGATTTCTcttgttaaagaaaaagatttttgtattgaaattaaaaaacaccGAGTTCATCATATGTGTGCAGGCTCCCAAAAAGGTGGATAATTGAAGGAAGTAATAAATGTTATGAAGTTTGATGTGGGTTAATTCGTTGAAACTTAAAAGCCGTGATATTTTATTGGACTATGCGAGTGAGATAAAGTGAGCATTAGCTCTACAGTTAACTTGCTCATCTTGGAGGTTTTGTTTTAGTTCTATTTGACTTGGTGCTTTTGGGTTATCTAAAGAACTTTACTTAGTTATGTGGTTTGCTGTTGGTGTTCTTTGATTTTTGAGGTCTTTTTGTATGTTCAGATTGTCATTTCaccatttctttcttcttcatcagtATGGGGATTTTTCGTTATCTTGTTTTTTTAGTGGATGCTGTGAGAAATTATTTGAGAAGAAATGGTATAACAATAATGGAAGAAGGATTTGTCAAAAGGGTAGCTTGAGACATTGCCTCtgcaataaattatattttatgtaggaaattattctcttttcttttcaaatggAGCACATTACAAGTAAAGATTGGCTTAGCAATGaatgaattattatatgtttatgtgCCTAGATAAACTGATACTTAGTCGTACAGAGTATTGATTCTTGATTATTTTTAGCTACTTTCATCCCTTGTCTCTTCAAATAGCTTGATTTGTAATGACAGCATGAGGTTCTATTATGTGGTTCCTATATATTGCTGGTGCAAACAAGCATAGGCGATTAAAGCATcataaaattgtgtttttagTATTGTCCTTATCTTTCTCGGTTCTCTGTAGGAGGAAGTAGAAACAATGATTATAACGAAGCAGTATCGTTGCATACACTCAGCAAGCTGTCAATGCACAAAAGGACATCTCAGTGAAGATGTGATTTTCCTAGTATTTCAACAAATGAACTGGAACCCCAAGCTTATTGCCACTCTTTCCTGTGTATGCAAATGGTTTGATGATCTTGCAAAGCGAGTATTATGGAAGGAGTTTTGCCGAACAAGGGCTCGAAAGATGATGCGTGATCTGCAATCAAGTGGGAGTCACAGTGTTGATGGAAATTGGAGGGCACTTGGGAAGCTTCTTATATATTGTTCAGGATGTAGCAAGGGTGGTTTGTTCAATAGCATTGAGATCCCTGGCCATTTTGTTTATAGGACCCGGTTTTCTCGGACATCAGGAAAGAGTTTTTTGTTGCCACAGTGCAGAACAGATATCTTGTATGTGTCTGATCCATGTGAGCATCTTGACCAAGGAGAGGAAGGGGATGTAGGGTTTTTCCGTGGAGTTTTTAAGTCTTTCTCAATGTCAAAGGTTAAGAAAATGCTGATTCAAAGGGGAGCCCAGCTTCATCCAACAGAAGTATGTCCTTATTGCAAGGCAAAGTTGTGGAGCATGCTGCAAGCCAAAATGATACCACAGAGTGCCACCTGCAGGTTGGGTGCATATGAGGATTGCATTGAGTATTATGTCTGCCTCAATGGCCATATGCTTGGGATTTGCACCCTCTTACCTTTGTCTGATTCAGAAGAGGCATCTGAGCGGGAGTAGTAGTTGGAATAGATCACAGGTATTCACTTGCTGCAACAATCTCAGCTATATCTTGTTAGTGAAGATTTGGGATGCTTGAAACAGTCACACTCATCACTATGCAAGTTTTAGAGGATCTTTGTCACCTGTTTCATAAATTGCTAAGACATTCATGCCCTTTTTGGCTTAAGCATCATGTAGAAAGTGGAAAATATAACTGTGAGGTAGTTTGCTTGTTTTCTTAACTGAAAAAATTTTGTAGCGCCACCCTAACAAGATTATTCTTTATTGGAC includes:
- the LOC123225460 gene encoding uncharacterized protein LOC123225460 gives rise to the protein MAEESGNLLVTQEGTKSDGGTSGRTSMGKLSSSKSGEKVLPRYLRVSTGSCHDLCKYGRKHAFEAKERCPMAKRIAKPSIDNQSQMKILILPEMEKTLVVRPKSSPDPKSFSSDIPEIINHEVSTRSPNGRNVLNISVDSHNPLKGEVLFGIKKTSAAKLRPSPTFETHLSESPKFNRQELSALTKMELSSKSVKSKSKEKNASLKHACSLKPKSLDQNPLFSLDSGGLSGRRNCDIMTGPYKAAIKKVIASPRLSLSSPMASVSPKPSISRVPKKVMASPIVSQASPRASLSAKPSICRVAKQVYASPRVSLASPSPRPSLSRVASLNERKRTGFKVVSPMKNQGRTKTGEPKGPKIELKHTNNDLVQEKTLHIIKMETENKSLESDKNESYVVEPAVPPSCLLAEFRPVFPSSPVHNEEEQEISEYTESETEDASLSESDETISTEDVGDEHPGRPRWDGMVYSEDKGSQAMELHCGRGKVVDIQSQNKNPGRLNFRRGRVLGEIETLKGDGRRSFKKKGIDVVVIESNPGSQEVVLRHQDVQGKKASPILLNKVIEQTASKLAEIRKSKVKALVGAFETVISLQDTKPSANTAA
- the LOC123225831 gene encoding EID1-like F-box protein 2 encodes the protein MIITKQYRCIHSASCQCTKGHLSEDVIFLVFQQMNWNPKLIATLSCVCKWFDDLAKRVLWKEFCRTRARKMMRDLQSSGSHSVDGNWRALGKLLIYCSGCSKGGLFNSIEIPGHFVYRTRFSRTSGKSFLLPQCRTDILYVSDPCEHLDQGEEGDVGFFRGVFKSFSMSKVKKMLIQRGAQLHPTEVCPYCKAKLWSMLQAKMIPQSATCRLGAYEDCIEYYVCLNGHMLGICTLLPLSDSEEASERE